The Alkalibacter saccharofermentans DSM 14828 DNA segment AGAAAAGATGACAATGGGTGAACTTGACGGGGAAGTAAGCGAGCGTCTACAGCAAATAGCCGGTGCTTTTAAAGCGGCAGGATTTCCGGTAGTGTTTAGTAAAAATATGGATTCGTGGAAACGTTATCATGTGGCAATCGCATTATCACTTACCGGCTCTATTTATATGGCTGGATTATGCAATTATCGTCTGGCGCGTAACAAGGAAGCAATTAGGAAATGCTGGCACGGTATGCGGGAAGCATTCCAGGTTTTACGAACCCTGGGTTATCCTATTGAACCGCCTAAGCTGCGTTGGAGCATTAATTTTCCCGACTTTATCATGGTTCCCCTGTTGCAGCGTGTGTTAGGTTCGGAGCTTTTCGATATCGGTGGTGTGCGTCATGCTAGGAATGCCCGCGACGAGATGATGCACTTGAGGAAAGAATTTAAAAAGCTTAAGGAAAAAGCTGGAATCATAACTCCCGTGTTAGATGAAGTGGAAAAGTATATTGATCCTGATGTTCCACCGGCAATTACAGATTAATGTGAATAGTTCAGCATTACATGTGTTAGTGTCAATAAGATGATAACACAGTTTAATAAAATACATTAAAATTTCTAGATTTATATGATGCCTAAAATTTTAAAAACAATATTGCCCTAGCAAGGCAAGCTAAAGTAATGGATTAAATAGGTTTTGATAATAGTTAGATAAAGCAGTTCGTCAAATCTGACAGAGATATATATTGTATGGTTGAATCAATTATAGTCGGGCATATTTTTCATGTGAAAAGAGGAATGCTTGTGAAAAAAAAGGGCAAAAAAATACTGCATATCTTAATTGTAGTTATTTTGGCTATCGTGTTAATAGTCTATGGTTTTGTAATCTATGGAAATTATCAAATGAGCAAAATTCCAGGACTGTCATTTGAAGATTGCTTGAATTATACGATGAAAGGTAATGATAATGCCATCATTACAGTGGGGATTATTAAGGATGGGCAAGCAACCTATACGGTTTATGGTAAGGATACAATTGTGATGCCCCAAGTGGAACATACTTATGAAATTGGTTCACTGACCAAAACATTTACGGCAACGCTCATCAAAAGGGCAATAATTGAAGGGAAAATCAACTTAGACGATACAATTGATAAACATCTTGAGATGCCTGTAGGCAACACATACCCAACGATAGAGCAGTTGCTTACGCACACATCCGGTTATAAATCACATTATTTTGAATTGCCGATGATAGGCAATTTCTTCGGCAGAAGAAATGATTTCTACGGAATAACCGATGATATGCTGTTGAAAAGTTTGTCAAAGGTGTCTGTGACTAATGAAACGGCAAAATTTAACTATTCAAATTTTGGTTATGCGACGCTTGGGCTTGTTCTTGAAGCAGTTTACGACAGAGATTATTTAGCCCTGGTTAATGTATTTGCATCGGAGGAGCTAGGGCTTGAAAATACGCACATATCCGATAGACAAGGCGATTTGAAACAGTATTGGGACTGGAATGCCAACGACGTCTATCTTTCCGCTGGCGGACTGACATCGACAATTTCAGACATGCTCGATTACGCTCAACTTCAGCTTGCGGGTAAAGATATCTTTGCAAGTTGCCACGATTCTCTTGCTGTTATAAATTCATCAACCAAAGCCTACAGCGCCATGGGTATTAATATGGATGAAATCGGCGCTGGATGGATCATTGACAGAGAAAACGACATCATCTGGCACAACGGCGGAACGGGAGATTATAACTGTTATCTAGGTTTTTGTCCAAAGACTGAAACGGCAGTTGTTATTCTATCCAATCTAGCACCTAATTACAGAATCCCTGCAACAGTTATGGGTGTGAAGTTATTAAAACAATATCTTGAGTAATGATCTGTTTGCTAACTTCCAGTTTTTTTAGTAAGATTATGAGCGTTATATGAATCAGTCAAAATCCAACTTGTCAAAAAACAAAAATATTTAAAGGATTAAAATTTATTGTAAAAGGAGAATTGTTTTATGAATGAAAATAAAAAATGTGCGTTGGAGATAGCAATGGTGAAGGAGGGGTTGAAAATATAAGAATCAAAACCTCCTTCCTGTTCAAAGCTAATTTGATAGGAGGTATAACATTGAAGTTATTAAAATCGTATGGTTTAACAGACCGATATATAAATGAATCTAGCTTCTACGAAGGTTTAAGACTAGCTCGTGTGATTGCTCAACATAAAGGATCGTATAAAGTAATAACGGTTGATGGAGAGCAGCAGGCTCAAATATCCGGAAAGCTAAGGCATGAAACAACAGAGCTTTATAAGTTCCCTGCAGTTGGAGACTATGTGATGGTATCTTATGAAAAAATAGAAGATACGGCTATCATCCATTACATATTGAGCCGTAAAAGTGTATTTTTGCGTACGGCAGTAGGCATAAAAAAACAGGCCCAGATAGTAGCATCTAATATTGATATCGTATTTATTTGCATGTCTCTAAATAGTAATTACAATTTAAATCGTTTGGAGCGGTATCTGTCTATTGCTTGGGATAGCGGCGCCACGCCTGTAATAGTATTGACAAAATCTGATCTTTGCGAAAATTTGACACAAGTAATTCGAGAGGTAGAGCAGGTTTCCTTCTATGCAGACATAATTACTACGTCTATGTTTGAGGATAACATTGATAAGTTTAAACCCTACATGAAAGAAGGAATAACTGCAGCTTTTATTGGTTCTTCTGGCGTGGGAAAATCAACGCTTATAAATCAAATGCTAGGCAAAACAATGCTTGAAACAAAAGAAGTCGGCAAAAGCGACAAAGGCAAGCACACGACCACAGGGCGGGAGATGTTTCCAAGTCTGCTTGGCGGAGTTGTGATTGATACGCCGGGAATGAGAGAGTTAGGCATTCAAAGCGCAGACCTGTCAAAGTCTTTTGCGGATATAGAAAGGCTTGCTCAGGATTGCAAATTTAACGATTGCTCACATAAAAATGAACCAGGCTGTGCTATCCAAAAAGCATTGTCCGAAGGCACAATTGATCATAGGAGACTCAATAGCTATACCAAGCTAAAG contains these protein-coding regions:
- a CDS encoding serine hydrolase domain-containing protein, with the translated sequence MVESIIVGHIFHVKRGMLVKKKGKKILHILIVVILAIVLIVYGFVIYGNYQMSKIPGLSFEDCLNYTMKGNDNAIITVGIIKDGQATYTVYGKDTIVMPQVEHTYEIGSLTKTFTATLIKRAIIEGKINLDDTIDKHLEMPVGNTYPTIEQLLTHTSGYKSHYFELPMIGNFFGRRNDFYGITDDMLLKSLSKVSVTNETAKFNYSNFGYATLGLVLEAVYDRDYLALVNVFASEELGLENTHISDRQGDLKQYWDWNANDVYLSAGGLTSTISDMLDYAQLQLAGKDIFASCHDSLAVINSSTKAYSAMGINMDEIGAGWIIDRENDIIWHNGGTGDYNCYLGFCPKTETAVVILSNLAPNYRIPATVMGVKLLKQYLE
- the rsgA gene encoding ribosome small subunit-dependent GTPase A; the protein is MKLLKSYGLTDRYINESSFYEGLRLARVIAQHKGSYKVITVDGEQQAQISGKLRHETTELYKFPAVGDYVMVSYEKIEDTAIIHYILSRKSVFLRTAVGIKKQAQIVASNIDIVFICMSLNSNYNLNRLERYLSIAWDSGATPVIVLTKSDLCENLTQVIREVEQVSFYADIITTSMFEDNIDKFKPYMKEGITAAFIGSSGVGKSTLINQMLGKTMLETKEVGKSDKGKHTTTGREMFPSLLGGVVIDTPGMRELGIQSADLSKSFADIERLAQDCKFNDCSHKNEPGCAIQKALSEGTIDHRRLNSYTKLKNEASYEGLNSKQIENQKIERMFKEFGGMKNARKLVKGRKN
- a CDS encoding ketopantoate reductase family protein, which translates into the protein MKQMKFLFFGAGVLGSLYAAKLREAGMDVTLVARGSRYEDLKKHGVVLEDFKTKEQTSTKVRLVDHVPEDEYFDVCVVLIQKTQLHDALPALSSNPHIPSFLFMHNDAEGPQSMIDALGGERVLLGHVNAGGERDGHVVRFIVAEKMTMGELDGEVSERLQQIAGAFKAAGFPVVFSKNMDSWKRYHVAIALSLTGSIYMAGLCNYRLARNKEAIRKCWHGMREAFQVLRTLGYPIEPPKLRWSINFPDFIMVPLLQRVLGSELFDIGGVRHARNARDEMMHLRKEFKKLKEKAGIITPVLDEVEKYIDPDVPPAITD